Proteins found in one Arthrobacter pascens genomic segment:
- a CDS encoding PaaI family thioesterase produces the protein MTTNTSAQRSETFTWIDPAIALEQLPRLSGLDYFSGLRDGSIAPPPIASLMNFDLIDARYGHVEFQCWPGEAHYNPLGIVHGGLACTLLDTVLGCAAHSTLEAGIGYTSIDLAVKYMRPITLQKGALRAEGSVVKTGSRVIFTEGRLSTADGELLATATSTLLIFPHQPGALTT, from the coding sequence GTGACAACCAACACCTCGGCGCAACGCTCGGAAACATTCACCTGGATTGATCCGGCAATCGCCCTCGAACAGCTGCCCCGGCTGTCGGGTCTGGACTACTTTTCCGGCCTCCGCGACGGCAGCATTGCGCCGCCGCCGATCGCTTCCCTCATGAATTTCGATCTCATCGATGCGAGGTACGGACACGTCGAGTTCCAGTGCTGGCCGGGAGAAGCGCACTACAACCCCCTCGGAATAGTGCACGGCGGCCTGGCCTGCACGCTCCTCGACACAGTCCTCGGCTGCGCAGCACACAGTACCTTGGAAGCAGGGATCGGCTACACCTCTATCGATCTGGCGGTCAAGTACATGCGACCCATCACGCTCCAGAAGGGTGCTCTGCGCGCAGAGGGGTCAGTCGTAAAAACCGGCTCGCGGGTGATCTTCACCGAAGGCCGCCTCAGCACCGCCGACGGAGAACTCCTCGCCACCGCCACGAGCACGCTGCTCATCTTCCCCCACCAACCGGGCGCTCTGACAACATGA
- a CDS encoding SDR family NAD(P)-dependent oxidoreductase, with the protein MSLKDQVVLVTGSSGGIGDAAVSAFVAAGALVVGADRSPKEDQALGAFHPLDITSEQQCATVIQDIKARFGRIDVLVHAAGVLGTTPDIMETTTEEFDSILRINASATFSMVRETAKSMLESGTAGAIVVLSSVAAKEARLNYLPYNASKLAVLHIMWSFAELLGPQGISVNAVAPGPVNTPMWAQFAKDSGPDAAANRAKRAAQLPMRRFAEPDEVARAILFLTDPDNRYITGVSLDVAGGAHLGIGT; encoded by the coding sequence ATGAGCCTCAAAGACCAGGTGGTTCTGGTAACCGGATCGAGCGGGGGAATCGGCGATGCTGCTGTCAGCGCATTCGTAGCCGCAGGCGCCCTCGTCGTAGGCGCTGATCGTTCGCCCAAGGAGGACCAGGCGCTGGGGGCCTTCCATCCTCTCGACATCACGTCCGAGCAACAATGCGCAACGGTTATCCAGGACATCAAAGCCAGATTCGGCCGCATCGACGTCCTCGTCCATGCAGCAGGAGTGCTCGGCACCACGCCGGACATTATGGAGACAACCACAGAAGAGTTCGACTCCATTCTGAGGATCAATGCCTCTGCAACGTTCTCGATGGTACGAGAGACAGCAAAGTCAATGCTTGAGTCCGGCACGGCCGGCGCCATCGTGGTCTTATCCTCCGTCGCGGCCAAAGAAGCACGCCTGAACTACCTGCCTTATAACGCGAGCAAGCTCGCAGTCCTACACATCATGTGGTCATTCGCAGAATTACTCGGGCCTCAGGGCATCTCCGTCAACGCCGTCGCACCAGGCCCGGTGAACACACCCATGTGGGCACAGTTTGCCAAAGATTCAGGCCCGGATGCGGCTGCCAACCGGGCGAAGAGGGCAGCGCAACTGCCGATGCGCCGGTTTGCCGAACCCGACGAAGTCGCCCGCGCCATACTCTTTCTGACCGATCCCGACAACCGCTACATCACCGGAGTGTCTCTCGATGTGGCCGGCGGAGCACACCTGGGAATAGGAACCTGA
- a CDS encoding SLAC1 family transporter codes for MPSSPRKLLAHWVTGGVSMQSIHPGYLLPVVPGFFVASIGFSSIHAHNAAIAAFGIGAFFWLVIGTIVTVRLMTGGELSPAATTGLSAYLAAPATANIAWMLSHPEPVGLISSFV; via the coding sequence TTGCCATCGTCGCCGCGCAAGCTCCTCGCCCACTGGGTCACCGGCGGGGTATCAATGCAGTCCATCCACCCCGGCTACCTTCTGCCCGTCGTGCCCGGATTCTTCGTTGCCAGCATCGGTTTCTCAAGCATCCACGCCCATAACGCAGCCATTGCCGCGTTCGGCATTGGCGCGTTCTTCTGGCTGGTCATAGGAACCATCGTCACCGTCCGCCTGATGACCGGCGGCGAATTGTCACCAGCCGCTACAACCGGACTGTCCGCCTATCTCGCCGCGCCCGCAACGGCCAACATTGCCTGGATGCTGTCACATCCAGAACCCGTGGGGCTCATATCCAGCTTTGTCTAA
- a CDS encoding MFS transporter, with protein sequence MGGAGRQPFRGRLTALAGILLVAFSAREAVSAVSPLLGPISEDLPLDAVTTGILGMLPTAGFAVMGFLAPPLLRRIQLEHLLLVAILLTTLGQVGRALGWNIPAFLVFTWIAMLGIGMVNVVIPPLLMKYFPDKTGILAALHITLLGASTAVAAQFAIPLSNPYGWRFSIGIWAALSVVAAMPWLIVLAGKRTVARSKTSPANERPSPLTNPIKPWRSSIGWGAALIFAGCSSNTFAALSWLPAVLIDRGMSQETAGSMLALYSILTVPVALIVPLVVVRMPRPLPVAILFVLAFAIGYGGILFAPPGSAVVWVVIAGLGQGAYAFAFTMINKRTRTQSGSGILSGFAQGVGYALASVGPFFFGLLHHPGDGWLPSFGMLGAWLLVLSAGAMMINKPRLLEDAFLVVQPGTKEARN encoded by the coding sequence ATCGGGGGAGCAGGGAGACAACCGTTCCGCGGCCGGCTCACCGCGCTTGCCGGCATCCTGCTGGTCGCGTTCAGCGCCAGAGAAGCGGTTTCGGCGGTGTCCCCACTCCTTGGTCCAATCAGCGAGGACCTTCCCCTCGACGCGGTGACGACGGGGATCCTTGGGATGCTGCCGACCGCCGGCTTCGCAGTGATGGGCTTCCTGGCTCCGCCGCTCCTCCGGCGTATCCAGCTCGAACACCTGCTACTGGTTGCGATCCTGCTGACAACACTTGGTCAGGTCGGCCGCGCACTGGGATGGAACATCCCGGCATTTTTGGTCTTCACCTGGATCGCCATGCTTGGGATCGGGATGGTCAATGTCGTGATTCCGCCTCTGCTGATGAAGTACTTTCCCGACAAAACCGGGATCCTCGCAGCGCTCCACATAACCCTCCTGGGCGCCAGCACGGCCGTGGCCGCCCAATTCGCCATACCCTTGAGCAATCCTTATGGCTGGCGGTTCTCCATCGGCATTTGGGCGGCCCTCAGCGTGGTCGCTGCGATGCCTTGGCTGATTGTTCTTGCAGGCAAGCGCACTGTTGCCCGCTCCAAGACATCACCAGCCAACGAAAGGCCATCTCCCCTTACGAACCCGATCAAACCCTGGAGATCATCAATTGGCTGGGGTGCAGCACTGATCTTCGCGGGTTGCTCGAGCAATACTTTTGCGGCGCTCAGTTGGCTTCCGGCTGTTCTTATCGACAGAGGAATGAGTCAGGAAACCGCTGGATCAATGCTGGCGCTCTATTCAATCCTCACCGTGCCTGTCGCCTTGATTGTGCCTCTGGTAGTGGTGAGAATGCCTCGCCCGCTACCCGTTGCAATCCTGTTTGTCCTCGCATTCGCCATCGGTTACGGAGGCATCCTCTTTGCTCCACCAGGCTCTGCAGTGGTCTGGGTCGTCATAGCCGGACTTGGCCAAGGCGCGTACGCCTTCGCGTTCACGATGATCAATAAGCGAACACGAACGCAATCCGGCTCAGGGATCCTATCCGGGTTCGCCCAGGGAGTCGGCTACGCCCTTGCAAGCGTTGGCCCGTTCTTTTTTGGTCTCCTGCATCATCCCGGGGACGGCTGGCTGCCCTCGTTCGGCATGCTCGGAGCGTGGCTCCTGGTGCTTTCGGCAGGAGCGATGATGATCAACAAGCCGCGCTTGCTCGAAGACGCCTTCCTGGTGGTACAGCCAGGCACCAAAGAAGCAAGAAACTGA
- a CDS encoding VOC family protein, translating into MKTAIRHHHTALHVTDMERSARFYVEGLGLARLKAWTSGPYVGELYGRPDVKVKALMLSTGDGTFNLELVQVEDPPPAVNPSEAQPGTAHLAFTDIDLRKVYARMTALGYSALSEPVAPTSGPVAGGLLIYLLDPDGNRVELIQPPDWLPSDNS; encoded by the coding sequence ATGAAAACTGCGATTCGACATCATCACACTGCCCTGCACGTTACGGACATGGAGCGCAGCGCCCGGTTCTACGTGGAAGGGCTTGGCCTTGCCCGCTTGAAAGCGTGGACATCGGGCCCATACGTCGGCGAACTTTACGGCCGTCCGGACGTTAAGGTCAAAGCACTAATGCTCTCAACGGGTGACGGTACCTTCAACTTGGAGCTGGTCCAGGTTGAGGATCCGCCACCGGCCGTCAACCCATCAGAGGCGCAGCCGGGGACTGCACATCTTGCTTTTACCGATATTGACCTGCGCAAGGTTTACGCCAGAATGACAGCGCTCGGGTACAGCGCTTTGTCCGAACCGGTCGCACCCACGTCGGGCCCGGTTGCAGGAGGCTTGCTGATCTACCTGCTCGATCCAGACGGAAATCGTGTGGAGCTAATTCAGCCGCCAGACTGGCTGCCAAGCGACAACTCTTGA
- a CDS encoding ROK family protein, which produces MGAGLIDRGTLLRGMKGTAGAIGHIPIPRGIDFPCICGNKGCLVALVSQQVHATDLPIHRLSRQRCHCYRKDSRLG; this is translated from the coding sequence ATTGGCGCGGGGCTGATTGACCGTGGCACTCTGCTTCGCGGAATGAAGGGCACTGCTGGCGCCATTGGACACATCCCCATTCCACGCGGCATAGATTTTCCGTGTATTTGCGGAAACAAGGGGTGTCTCGTTGCCTTGGTGTCGCAGCAAGTCCATGCCACGGACTTGCCAATACATCGGCTTTCTCGGCAAAGGTGTCATTGCTATCGAAAAGACTCAAGGCTCGGTTGA
- a CDS encoding carbohydrate ABC transporter permease, which translates to MSTNSPTRTSSQTATPPTGIQAFRRARKDRMVWLYVVPVSAVFLFVFVGPLIYTAWTALHETSYYQIGKFSGLNSFTKLFSDSDLPARIWTTLVFSLGALVIALPAGLLSAIVLNNLHRFKRSVRSLFLLPWLMSQATAGTIWLWFLNPNYGPASAITQSLGFGPTDVFSSPNSALVAVTLMTAWWSYPQAMLLFLGALQTIPVELYESLKVDGGGIRHAFVNVTLPYLRNTIVSVVIVLLMLYVQMVTIILVTTRGGPIGSTETLSMRVYNQMFDKFDLSGASATAILLFAVNILLTLVAIRFRRKESL; encoded by the coding sequence ATGTCAACAAACAGCCCGACCCGCACTTCATCTCAGACGGCCACTCCACCCACAGGCATCCAGGCTTTCCGCCGGGCTCGTAAGGACCGCATGGTCTGGTTGTACGTCGTCCCCGTCAGTGCCGTGTTTCTCTTTGTCTTTGTTGGACCGCTCATCTACACTGCATGGACGGCGCTTCACGAGACTTCGTATTACCAGATCGGCAAATTCTCTGGTCTGAACTCTTTTACCAAGCTGTTCTCAGATTCCGACCTGCCCGCCCGCATCTGGACAACCCTTGTATTTTCGCTCGGGGCGCTGGTCATTGCATTGCCCGCGGGACTCTTGTCTGCGATTGTGCTGAACAACCTGCATCGGTTCAAGCGCTCCGTCCGCAGCCTCTTCCTGTTGCCGTGGCTTATGTCCCAGGCCACAGCAGGAACAATCTGGCTTTGGTTCCTCAACCCTAATTACGGGCCAGCCTCAGCTATCACCCAATCCCTTGGGTTCGGTCCTACTGATGTCTTCTCGTCCCCTAATAGTGCGCTCGTTGCGGTGACTCTGATGACGGCGTGGTGGTCCTACCCGCAAGCCATGCTTCTCTTTCTAGGCGCCCTTCAAACCATTCCAGTGGAATTGTACGAAAGCCTCAAAGTGGACGGAGGGGGCATTCGGCACGCATTTGTCAACGTCACGTTGCCTTACCTGCGCAACACCATCGTCTCCGTGGTGATCGTTCTGCTCATGCTCTATGTACAGATGGTCACCATCATCCTGGTAACGACACGAGGTGGCCCCATCGGATCGACCGAGACGCTGTCAATGCGGGTATACAACCAGATGTTCGACAAGTTCGATCTCTCCGGGGCATCAGCAACGGCTATCCTTCTTTTCGCCGTAAACATTCTCCTCACTCTTGTCGCCATTCGCTTCCGACGGAAGGAAAGCCTGTGA
- a CDS encoding Gfo/Idh/MocA family protein, with amino-acid sequence MTTNRLRVGVVGAGNIATIAQLPTLVQRDDVELAALVSRRENPGNLVRRWGFNAAYKTVEDMLDSQELDAVFVLTPRSEHAHAVQLCLNRDVDVFCEKPLAPATDEAERLADLADERGRILMVDFNRRYAPVYTAGREVFGAKGATFCVAQKNRPGSEYRATFENAIHMVDLLRWYCGGEAEDVAAHAAGDDPWEEDGVAATIRFSTGNTGVLMAARTAGAWNEKLDAYGDGKTVEVRAPETVSTTVKGVTTSRELSAEAYGWATATETLGFSAAVHHFLDRVADRAQPLTSGREAVHTQRLLDRILAAAGLPTEEQAGREWASHAVNGS; translated from the coding sequence ATGACCACCAACCGTCTCCGTGTCGGAGTTGTCGGCGCGGGCAATATCGCCACCATTGCCCAATTGCCCACCCTCGTCCAACGCGATGATGTCGAGTTGGCCGCTCTGGTGTCCCGGCGTGAGAATCCAGGCAACCTGGTCCGGCGCTGGGGCTTCAACGCCGCCTACAAAACGGTGGAGGACATGCTGGATTCGCAGGAGCTGGATGCAGTATTCGTCCTCACGCCGCGGTCCGAACACGCCCATGCCGTCCAGCTGTGCCTGAACCGTGACGTCGACGTGTTCTGCGAAAAGCCGTTGGCTCCGGCAACCGATGAAGCAGAACGTCTTGCAGATCTCGCCGACGAGCGGGGCCGGATCCTGATGGTGGACTTCAACCGCCGCTATGCGCCGGTCTATACCGCCGGTCGGGAAGTCTTTGGCGCCAAAGGCGCCACCTTCTGCGTCGCCCAGAAAAACCGCCCTGGATCGGAATACCGTGCGACATTCGAGAACGCCATTCACATGGTCGATCTCCTCCGCTGGTACTGCGGCGGCGAAGCGGAGGACGTCGCCGCCCACGCCGCAGGTGATGACCCTTGGGAGGAAGACGGCGTCGCAGCAACTATCCGCTTCAGTACCGGGAACACGGGCGTACTGATGGCAGCCCGTACGGCAGGAGCATGGAACGAAAAACTGGACGCCTACGGCGACGGAAAGACCGTCGAAGTCAGGGCGCCGGAGACGGTTTCGACCACTGTCAAGGGCGTCACCACCTCGCGGGAACTGAGCGCCGAGGCCTACGGTTGGGCTACAGCCACCGAAACCTTGGGGTTCTCGGCGGCCGTTCATCATTTTCTGGACCGGGTTGCTGACAGGGCGCAGCCACTTACCTCAGGCCGGGAAGCTGTCCATACCCAACGCCTTCTCGACCGGATTCTCGCTGCCGCCGGTTTGCCGACAGAAGAGCAAGCCGGCCGGGAATGGGCCAGCCACGCAGTAAACGGAAGCTAA
- a CDS encoding ABC transporter substrate-binding protein, whose product MIKKRWGLALVTAVVASLALSGCSPSTPESGGPVTLNYWDFLDPSQDNPRSKALKENIANFEAANPDIKINLSVVSLGDMLNRLPQSAAAGQAPDVFKMFTPIVPQMASAGVYSPLPDAASEVTDWLRPTDTFAGPDGKQVAVPYEYRTCALYYNQKILSQIGAATPTTYDEVVDVAQKAAAAGFTGFGTGFSDTDNSAIISTFFNCFMTQVDQEIWTRDGKADFATQKSEEFGNFLAKLRDAKALGSNVVSDTYGTVADGMASGTVAMSVMGTERIVSFASQNPDVKWTTLPKATTGDTTGTTIGWTLGIGNGSKNTEAAWKFIEYMTGPEAGAKMATGGEVPTRAATYEQPFFSTPEAKVVNDIAAYVKSNSEPRTYSDNWTSLATGLSQAGQKLTLNNLSGSEFIRSAQDAANK is encoded by the coding sequence ATGATCAAGAAGCGATGGGGCTTGGCACTCGTCACAGCAGTCGTAGCTAGCCTTGCCCTCAGCGGCTGCTCCCCCTCAACTCCGGAATCTGGGGGGCCGGTGACGCTCAATTACTGGGACTTCCTCGATCCCAGCCAAGACAATCCGCGATCGAAGGCACTGAAGGAAAACATCGCCAACTTCGAGGCGGCAAACCCTGACATCAAGATCAATCTCTCGGTGGTTTCCCTGGGCGATATGTTGAACAGACTGCCGCAGTCAGCAGCGGCCGGTCAGGCGCCGGATGTGTTTAAGATGTTCACCCCGATCGTGCCCCAGATGGCCTCCGCTGGCGTTTACTCGCCGCTGCCTGATGCTGCGTCCGAGGTCACTGACTGGCTCCGCCCCACCGACACTTTTGCGGGACCTGACGGCAAGCAGGTCGCGGTGCCGTATGAATACCGCACCTGCGCCCTGTACTACAACCAGAAAATCCTGTCTCAGATCGGTGCGGCCACTCCGACCACCTACGACGAAGTCGTGGACGTTGCACAGAAAGCTGCCGCAGCTGGATTCACCGGGTTCGGAACCGGATTCTCGGACACTGACAACTCAGCCATCATCAGCACTTTCTTCAACTGCTTCATGACGCAGGTCGATCAGGAAATATGGACTCGAGACGGGAAGGCAGATTTCGCCACCCAGAAAAGCGAGGAGTTTGGCAATTTCCTTGCCAAGCTCCGGGACGCAAAGGCACTGGGTAGCAACGTCGTTTCCGACACGTACGGCACCGTAGCAGACGGCATGGCCAGCGGCACTGTCGCAATGTCAGTCATGGGCACCGAACGTATCGTTTCGTTCGCATCCCAGAACCCGGACGTCAAGTGGACCACCTTGCCGAAGGCAACTACTGGAGACACCACGGGCACCACCATTGGATGGACACTCGGAATCGGCAACGGGAGCAAAAATACAGAGGCTGCCTGGAAGTTCATCGAATACATGACCGGACCCGAAGCCGGCGCAAAGATGGCCACCGGCGGCGAGGTTCCCACACGCGCTGCCACTTATGAGCAGCCATTCTTCTCCACGCCCGAAGCGAAGGTTGTGAACGACATCGCCGCCTATGTCAAGAGCAACAGCGAACCCCGCACATATTCCGATAACTGGACCTCGCTGGCCACCGGGCTCTCCCAGGCCGGACAGAAACTGACCCTCAACAATCTATCGGGCAGCGAGTTTATCCGTTCCGCCCAGGATGCGGCCAACAAGTAA
- a CDS encoding Gfo/Idh/MocA family protein has translation MTATAHAPRVAVVGAAGWAGSRHARAFAAAGANVTILVEKDGRGVALAQELGAQLVPSTAELHPEHLDLVVVALPTTMQPVICADLLNRGFRVLTEKPVAADAEGAAVLAAASGVHERLMVGYTLHHHPAAALVSQWIRSKNVIAVSVRSVAHKQNVHSWRADPKEGGVAVVNGIHAIELVSSWFDGDPRVLASSASSSLYGSPVPEHVISTLEFPEGVMFTMQSYWSPWQEPQGLNQGDWSLTIDVLATEGRMLWSNDSLHMWERDGGQYVKTFGPSDLFLRQAETALKFCTGGTPAVTFAQALRATEIADALLAAAPSRAEDVVSP, from the coding sequence ATGACCGCGACGGCACATGCCCCGCGCGTCGCCGTCGTGGGAGCGGCCGGCTGGGCCGGATCACGGCACGCGCGGGCATTCGCCGCGGCAGGTGCCAATGTCACCATCCTTGTGGAGAAGGACGGGCGCGGCGTCGCCCTCGCTCAGGAGCTGGGCGCACAGTTGGTGCCCAGTACCGCGGAACTCCACCCCGAACACCTTGACCTGGTAGTCGTTGCACTGCCCACCACCATGCAACCGGTCATATGCGCAGATCTGCTTAACAGGGGATTCCGTGTGCTGACTGAAAAGCCGGTGGCCGCAGATGCCGAAGGTGCTGCCGTCCTGGCTGCCGCTTCCGGGGTGCACGAGAGACTCATGGTCGGGTATACGCTCCACCACCATCCCGCCGCAGCACTGGTCTCTCAATGGATCAGGAGCAAGAACGTGATCGCCGTGTCTGTCCGTTCCGTCGCCCACAAACAGAACGTCCACTCATGGCGCGCTGACCCGAAGGAGGGCGGCGTCGCTGTAGTGAATGGCATTCACGCCATCGAATTAGTCTCATCATGGTTCGACGGCGACCCAAGAGTACTGGCCAGCAGCGCCAGCAGCAGCCTCTATGGGTCGCCGGTGCCGGAGCACGTCATCTCCACCCTCGAATTTCCTGAGGGCGTCATGTTCACCATGCAGAGCTACTGGTCTCCGTGGCAGGAGCCTCAAGGACTCAACCAGGGCGACTGGAGCCTCACCATCGACGTCCTGGCCACTGAGGGCCGGATGTTATGGTCCAACGACTCCCTTCACATGTGGGAGCGTGACGGCGGCCAGTACGTAAAGACCTTTGGCCCCTCCGACCTCTTCCTTCGCCAAGCAGAGACGGCGCTGAAGTTTTGCACGGGTGGAACACCTGCAGTCACATTCGCCCAGGCACTCCGCGCGACAGAAATCGCCGATGCACTCCTGGCAGCGGCACCTTCCCGCGCTGAGGATGTGGTCTCCCCGTAA
- a CDS encoding sugar phosphate isomerase/epimerase family protein, translating into MRLAGHTLGTPDHTVPQALDLFRAAGLDAAEVIYQNDYKSGLPLGDRSAAMEAMKAAETAGIPIVGLTPYTTAINSLDDAEWRTAVDEFRGAIETAHLLGADRVRVYAGSWHPGDNDHAARWGKLRKALEALAPEAGQAGVRLCVENHFGTMTQTAADTAALVREIAHPAVRVLYDQANLTFTHDETYEQAFAVQGDLIGHVHVKDLVFTDPNAAFRATETARVNASERAVRSRVVGGGVVPWSDILAALLQHGYDDVLSIELEYRWHPQDLPAPEDGFRESAAVLRSMLSEVRNA; encoded by the coding sequence ATGCGGCTAGCCGGTCACACACTAGGCACCCCGGACCACACGGTTCCCCAAGCACTTGATCTATTCCGAGCCGCAGGGCTCGATGCCGCCGAAGTCATCTACCAGAATGACTACAAATCAGGATTGCCATTAGGTGACCGGAGTGCCGCGATGGAGGCAATGAAAGCGGCCGAAACCGCAGGGATACCCATCGTAGGTCTGACGCCTTACACGACCGCCATCAACTCGCTGGACGACGCGGAATGGCGCACAGCAGTCGATGAATTCCGCGGCGCCATAGAAACCGCACACCTGCTGGGCGCTGACCGGGTCCGTGTCTATGCTGGTTCGTGGCACCCTGGGGACAACGATCACGCCGCGCGTTGGGGCAAACTGCGTAAGGCGCTGGAGGCCCTCGCGCCCGAAGCCGGCCAGGCCGGCGTTCGCCTTTGCGTGGAAAACCACTTCGGCACCATGACCCAGACCGCGGCAGACACCGCTGCCCTTGTCCGGGAAATTGCCCATCCGGCCGTCCGCGTTCTCTATGACCAGGCGAACCTGACATTCACGCACGACGAAACGTACGAACAGGCCTTCGCAGTTCAAGGTGACCTGATCGGTCACGTTCACGTGAAGGACCTCGTCTTCACGGATCCCAACGCGGCCTTCCGCGCCACGGAAACAGCCCGAGTCAACGCTTCCGAGCGGGCGGTCCGGTCGCGGGTCGTCGGAGGCGGCGTCGTTCCATGGTCGGACATCCTCGCCGCGTTGCTGCAGCATGGCTACGACGACGTGCTGAGCATCGAACTCGAGTACCGTTGGCACCCGCAAGACCTCCCCGCGCCCGAGGACGGATTCCGCGAATCCGCCGCCGTCCTGCGCTCAATGCTCTCTGAAGTGAGGAATGCCTGA
- a CDS encoding carbohydrate ABC transporter permease has translation MSTTTSRRQGRVGALLRAVPAWAYVFLSAAIVLPPVAWIVSTSLKTGSDTLEFPPRWIPDPISFEGFAGILTSTNIRFFVNSLIYAGGSIALALAISIPAAYVATRYRSRRMETLMTGILVLSMVPAIVVFIALYSMFVRTALINTYPMLILVYTAIICGQTILFLRNFIENIPVEIEEAAAIDGCSRPQILWRIILPLIRPGIAAVAIFIFVFVWNDFLVGTVLATTEDMKTVQNGIVRYITTGFGSFWGLFAAFIVVAFIPVLSIFLAFQRWFVAGMTSGGVKG, from the coding sequence GTGAGCACCACAACCTCGCGCCGCCAAGGCCGCGTAGGCGCCCTCCTTCGGGCCGTTCCGGCTTGGGCATACGTCTTCCTCTCAGCCGCGATCGTACTACCGCCGGTCGCGTGGATCGTATCCACCTCGCTGAAAACCGGCTCGGACACCCTTGAGTTCCCGCCACGATGGATTCCGGACCCGATCTCATTCGAGGGCTTTGCGGGCATACTGACTTCGACAAACATTCGATTTTTTGTTAACTCCCTCATCTACGCCGGCGGTTCCATCGCCCTCGCGTTGGCGATTTCCATCCCGGCAGCATATGTCGCCACCAGGTACCGAAGCCGCCGCATGGAAACTCTGATGACCGGGATCTTGGTGCTGTCGATGGTTCCCGCGATCGTGGTCTTCATCGCCCTGTACTCCATGTTCGTCAGGACAGCCTTGATTAACACCTATCCGATGCTGATTCTCGTCTACACGGCCATTATCTGTGGGCAGACCATATTGTTCCTGCGCAACTTCATTGAGAACATTCCCGTTGAGATAGAGGAAGCGGCTGCGATCGATGGCTGCTCCCGGCCACAGATCCTGTGGCGCATCATCCTCCCGCTCATCCGTCCCGGCATTGCAGCCGTAGCCATCTTCATCTTCGTATTCGTCTGGAACGACTTCCTTGTAGGCACCGTCCTCGCCACCACAGAAGACATGAAGACCGTCCAGAACGGCATCGTGCGGTATATAACCACTGGCTTCGGTAGCTTCTGGGGACTCTTCGCTGCATTCATCGTCGTTGCTTTCATCCCCGTTCTCTCAATCTTCCTGGCCTTCCAGCGCTGGTTTGTTGCCGGCATGACGTCCGGTGGTGTCAAGGGATAA
- a CDS encoding SDR family oxidoreductase, with protein sequence MSLLSGAVVLVTGANGGLGRELVEQALARGAAKVYATARRPQEWNDSRVVPLALDVTSPDSIRAAVTLARDVTVLINNAGMGVESDTFLALPDEKIREVMETNFFGPVALTRAFAPVLAASGTSAVLNIHSVLSWIALTGAYSASKAALWSATNSFRVELAPQGTQVTGVHLGYMDTAMAKGVNAPKTSPEEVARKSFDGLEQGDYEVIVDEISAGVKLGLSGSISDLYPALAVNTPV encoded by the coding sequence ATGTCACTGCTATCTGGCGCCGTCGTCCTTGTTACCGGTGCGAATGGAGGACTGGGCCGCGAGCTCGTGGAACAGGCCCTCGCCCGCGGTGCCGCGAAGGTGTATGCGACGGCCCGCCGCCCGCAAGAGTGGAACGACTCCCGGGTCGTCCCCCTCGCCCTCGATGTCACCAGCCCTGACTCGATCCGGGCCGCCGTTACCCTGGCCCGGGACGTCACCGTCCTTATCAATAACGCCGGCATGGGCGTCGAATCGGACACGTTCTTGGCACTCCCCGACGAGAAGATCCGTGAAGTCATGGAGACCAACTTCTTCGGACCGGTCGCCTTGACCAGGGCATTCGCGCCGGTGCTCGCCGCCAGCGGGACATCAGCGGTCCTCAACATTCACTCGGTGCTTAGCTGGATCGCACTCACCGGCGCCTACAGTGCATCAAAGGCCGCGCTGTGGTCGGCGACCAATTCCTTCCGCGTGGAACTGGCCCCCCAAGGCACGCAAGTCACTGGTGTTCACCTCGGCTACATGGATACAGCCATGGCCAAGGGCGTGAATGCCCCGAAGACCTCCCCCGAGGAAGTCGCGCGGAAGTCGTTCGACGGGCTCGAGCAGGGGGATTACGAGGTCATCGTGGACGAAATCAGCGCCGGAGTGAAGCTCGGCCTGTCTGGCTCGATCTCGGATCTTTACCCGGCCCTCGCCGTCAACACCCCGGTCTGA